Genomic DNA from Fibrobacter sp. UWB10:
CAACGACTCATTAAGATGAGTCGCTTGCGACTCACAAGAGACCGCTCGGCTCTATCGCATTCATAAAAAAGCCTGGTTTTTACACCAGGCTTTTTTCAATAGCTCACAATTGAATTAGTAACGGATCTTGCCTTCGGCAACCTTGCGCAGGTGCTGGCCGTAAGGCGACTTTCCGTACTTGGCCGCAGACTCCAAGAGCTTATCCTTGGTAATCCAGCCGTTAATGTAGGCGATTTCTTCAACTGCAGAAATCTGAATTCCCTGGCGGTTTTCCACCATCTTCACGAACTCGCCCGCTTCAATCAGGCTGTCCATAGTACCGGTATCGAGCCAAGCAAAGCCGCGACCCAAGAGTTTCACGTCGAGTTCGCCTTGTTCCAAGTACACGCGATTCAGGTCGGTAATTTCAAGTTCGCCACGAGCACTCGGCTTCTGAGCCTTTGCGTATGCAGACACGCGATTGTCATAGAAATAAAGACCCGTAATCGCATAGTTGCTCTTGGGTTCCTTCGGTTTTTCTTCAACCGAAATCACCTTACCCGACTCATCGAATTCCACCACGCCAAAGCGTTCCGGATCTTCGACATAGTAGCCAAACACACTTGCGCGGCCATTTTCTTCGGCATTCTTCACTGCAGCTTTCAAAAGCGGGCTAAAGCCGTTACCGTAGAAAATGTTATCACCCAGCACCATGGCGCAGCAGTCATTACCGATAAATTCTTCACCCAGAATAAATGCCTGGGCAAGGCCATCGGGACTCGGCTGCACCTTGTAGCTCAAGTTCAGGCCCATCGAGGAACCGTCGCCCAACAAGCGTTCAAAGTTGGGCAAGTCCGTCGGAGTCGAGATAA
This window encodes:
- the rfbA gene encoding glucose-1-phosphate thymidylyltransferase RfbA, giving the protein MKGIVLAGGSGTRLYPLTMVTSKQLLPVYDKPMIYYPLSTLMLAGIRDILIISTPTDLPNFERLLGDGSSMGLNLSYKVQPSPDGLAQAFILGEEFIGNDCCAMVLGDNIFYGNGFSPLLKAAVKNAEENGRASVFGYYVEDPERFGVVEFDESGKVISVEEKPKEPKSNYAITGLYFYDNRVSAYAKAQKPSARGELEITDLNRVYLEQGELDVKLLGRGFAWLDTGTMDSLIEAGEFVKMVENRQGIQISAVEEIAYINGWITKDKLLESAAKYGKSPYGQHLRKVAEGKIRY